One genomic segment of Candidatus Methylomirabilota bacterium includes these proteins:
- a CDS encoding RNA-binding S4 domain-containing protein — MDTTRVDVWLWAVRLYKTRSAATAACRGGHVSVNRAAAKASTPVKVGDRVEAFVGREHILEVVVVIDKRVGAAVAATCLVDHSPPVPVVKREPPVFVRERGTGRPTKRERRELDHLRRP, encoded by the coding sequence ATCGACACGACTCGGGTGGACGTGTGGCTGTGGGCCGTCCGGCTCTATAAGACCCGTTCGGCGGCGACGGCTGCTTGCCGGGGCGGCCATGTCAGCGTGAACCGTGCCGCGGCCAAGGCGTCGACGCCGGTGAAGGTCGGCGACCGCGTCGAGGCGTTCGTCGGGCGCGAGCACATCCTCGAGGTCGTGGTCGTCATCGACAAGCGGGTCGGGGCGGCGGTGGCGGCGACCTGCCTGGTCGACCACAGCCCGCCTGTCCCGGTGGTCAAGCGAGAGCCACCGGTGTTCGTCCGCGAGCGCGGCACCGGCCGCCCGACCAAGCGCGAGCGCCGCGAACTCGACCACCTCAGGCGGCCATAA